In one Bryobacteraceae bacterium genomic region, the following are encoded:
- a CDS encoding ethylbenzene dehydrogenase-related protein, whose amino-acid sequence MKRSVLILSLLLTAACSRGPKLANEVIATNAAKLPADPKDAAWNNTTEHAAKLLPQDLVEPRLLTPTTAEVKVRALTDGSRVAFRLEWDDATNSSAPGPSKMVDACAIQIPEKIEKDLPDPQMGQDGKRVFVTYWRADWQATIDGRGDSIRDLYPNATVDHYPYESKALEPGSDAQRQMALRYAPARALGNIRSGPRTAPVEDLVANGPGTLSPGPSFAAQGKGSHLKTKWSVVISRKLPDGLAVNQRTHVALAVWQGSRQESGARKMRTGWIPLVRRAQ is encoded by the coding sequence ATGAAGAGATCCGTCCTCATCCTTTCCTTGCTGCTCACCGCCGCCTGCAGCCGCGGCCCCAAGTTGGCCAACGAAGTCATTGCCACCAACGCCGCCAAGCTGCCCGCCGATCCCAAAGACGCCGCCTGGAACAACACCACCGAGCACGCCGCCAAGCTCCTGCCGCAGGACCTGGTCGAGCCGCGCCTCCTCACGCCCACCACCGCCGAGGTCAAGGTCCGCGCCCTTACCGACGGCTCCCGCGTCGCCTTCCGCCTGGAGTGGGACGACGCCACCAATAGCAGCGCCCCGGGCCCTTCGAAGATGGTCGATGCCTGCGCCATCCAAATCCCCGAAAAGATCGAGAAGGACCTTCCCGATCCGCAAATGGGCCAGGACGGCAAGCGCGTCTTCGTCACCTATTGGCGCGCCGATTGGCAAGCCACCATCGACGGCCGCGGCGATTCGATCCGCGACCTCTACCCCAACGCCACCGTTGACCACTACCCCTACGAATCGAAGGCTCTCGAACCGGGCTCCGACGCCCAACGCCAGATGGCGCTCCGCTACGCCCCCGCCCGCGCCCTCGGCAACATCCGCAGCGGCCCCCGCACGGCTCCTGTCGAAGACCTCGTCGCCAACGGTCCCGGCACCCTCTCGCCCGGCCCCTCCTTTGCTGCGCAGGGAAAGGGCTCCCATCTCAAGACTAAATGGTCCGTCGTCATCAGCCGCAAGCTCCCCGACGGCCTCGCTGTGAACCAGCGCACTCACGTCGCCCTCGCCGTCTGGCAGGGCTCGCGACAGGAATCAGGCGCGCGCAAGATGCGCACCGGCTGGATTCCCCTCGTCAGGAGGGCGCAATGA
- a CDS encoding TonB-dependent receptor, which produces MKLLLLSFLLGMALAGQTGVPTVAITGTIVDPSNSPVPSVRVLLKAADAEVETTTDAAGQFRFGQVVPGNYEIHAAFPGFDPVVRRVRAGTRSPQPLMIRLTLASLKEQLDVPEQEKTVSPQASGNVDTISVERTMLDNLPFLDMNYLSALGRFLDPGTPGGAGTSIVVDGMEMRNVGVTASAIQEIRINNNPYTVEYPRWSRRRIEVITKSSADAYHGTFNFLFRDYHLNARDAFATERPQEERRIFEGSLFGPVGKSKSTSFLFSAAREKEDLVAVVFAQGLQGPINENVPTPQVNTVASLRISHQLDENQALFVQYNFQDRWQNNIGVGGTTLAEAGAQSRFREDELIFNHRAVLTTKLLSQFRILVGRYWSPTNSNLAAAKLVVTDAFTGGGAQVDRLSTEFHTSITWLVTQTTRQHTLKYGFNVPDWSRRGLSDRTNQIGTLSFASLGDLSANRPFAAVLQRGDPRVVFIEKNVGGFLQDEWQLRPNLSLATGLRYDWQNNFGDGNNFAPRVAIAYAPGKSRKTVIRTGAGFFFDRSGPGPVFDILRFNGTQLRRYVLNGSQLPPDLSDSSLLAFPTSIHQLERGVQLPNTMQFSFGMERQLAKKTTLAVNYVGTRGVQQLRSRDANAPLPPGFASRPDLSVNVLREIESAGRVEANALEVTLRGEIAPRVTGMAQYVFGRTRTDTGGVNWYPANSFSPAGEWGRADTDRRHQFNFLGTASLHHWANFGLSVSLLSGIPFNITTGRDDNRDGMALDRPAGVTRNTGLGPGAAVIDLRWYRDFRLRPARKDKSPSFTVSVDAFNILNHVNYQNFVGALTSPFYGQAVGSQPPRRLQIGCRYQF; this is translated from the coding sequence ATGAAACTCCTCCTACTGAGCTTCCTGTTGGGAATGGCGCTGGCCGGCCAAACGGGTGTTCCCACCGTGGCCATCACCGGAACGATCGTCGACCCCTCGAACTCCCCCGTACCCTCAGTCCGGGTGCTGCTGAAGGCGGCTGATGCCGAAGTGGAGACCACAACCGATGCCGCCGGGCAGTTCCGCTTTGGGCAGGTGGTTCCCGGTAACTATGAGATCCACGCCGCCTTCCCCGGGTTCGACCCGGTCGTGCGGAGAGTGAGGGCCGGCACCCGCAGCCCGCAGCCGCTCATGATTCGTTTGACGCTCGCGAGCCTCAAAGAGCAACTGGATGTGCCGGAACAGGAGAAGACCGTCTCGCCGCAAGCGAGCGGCAACGTGGACACGATTTCGGTCGAGCGAACCATGCTCGACAATCTTCCGTTCTTGGATATGAACTACCTTTCCGCCCTCGGCCGCTTTCTCGATCCCGGCACGCCAGGTGGCGCGGGGACGTCCATTGTTGTGGACGGAATGGAGATGCGGAATGTCGGCGTCACGGCTTCAGCCATCCAAGAGATCCGCATCAATAACAACCCGTACACGGTCGAGTATCCACGATGGAGCCGCCGTCGCATTGAGGTGATCACCAAATCCTCCGCCGACGCCTACCACGGCACATTCAACTTCCTATTTCGCGACTATCACCTCAATGCACGCGACGCTTTCGCGACGGAACGTCCGCAGGAGGAGCGCCGGATCTTTGAAGGGAGTCTGTTTGGTCCGGTGGGCAAGAGCAAGAGCACATCGTTTCTGTTTTCCGCGGCTCGCGAGAAGGAGGATCTAGTAGCCGTTGTGTTTGCCCAGGGCCTTCAGGGCCCCATCAATGAGAACGTGCCCACGCCTCAGGTGAACACCGTCGCATCCTTGCGCATCAGCCACCAACTCGACGAGAACCAGGCTCTGTTTGTGCAGTACAACTTTCAGGATCGCTGGCAGAACAACATCGGAGTAGGCGGCACCACACTGGCCGAAGCCGGCGCACAGTCTCGCTTCCGCGAGGACGAGCTCATCTTCAACCATCGGGCTGTGCTCACCACGAAGCTGCTGTCGCAGTTCCGCATACTGGTAGGCCGATACTGGTCTCCAACGAACAGCAATCTCGCCGCGGCGAAGCTCGTTGTGACAGATGCATTCACCGGCGGCGGTGCACAGGTCGACAGGTTGTCAACGGAATTTCACACCTCGATCACCTGGCTGGTGACGCAAACAACCCGCCAGCACACGCTCAAGTACGGCTTCAATGTTCCCGACTGGAGCCGGCGCGGCCTCTCCGACCGCACCAACCAGATCGGAACGCTCTCGTTCGCTTCGCTGGGCGATCTGTCCGCTAACCGGCCGTTCGCAGCCGTGCTCCAGCGAGGAGACCCGCGCGTCGTGTTCATCGAGAAGAATGTGGGCGGCTTTCTTCAGGACGAATGGCAACTGCGCCCCAACCTCTCACTGGCGACGGGTCTGCGCTACGACTGGCAAAACAACTTCGGCGATGGAAACAACTTCGCGCCCCGAGTGGCCATCGCCTATGCGCCTGGCAAATCGCGGAAGACAGTCATCCGGACTGGCGCAGGCTTCTTCTTCGACCGCTCCGGCCCAGGCCCGGTCTTCGACATTCTCCGCTTCAACGGAACCCAGTTGCGCCGCTATGTCCTCAATGGATCTCAGCTTCCGCCAGACCTGAGCGATTCGTCCCTGCTGGCGTTTCCCACCAGCATCCATCAACTGGAACGCGGCGTCCAACTCCCGAACACAATGCAATTCAGTTTCGGCATGGAGCGGCAACTGGCGAAGAAGACCACGCTTGCTGTGAACTACGTTGGCACTCGCGGAGTTCAACAACTGCGCTCGCGGGACGCCAACGCCCCCTTGCCTCCTGGCTTCGCGTCCCGGCCGGATCTATCGGTCAACGTCCTCCGGGAAATTGAGTCGGCCGGACGTGTCGAGGCGAATGCGCTCGAAGTAACCTTGCGCGGCGAAATCGCCCCTCGCGTCACGGGTATGGCTCAGTATGTGTTTGGCCGGACGAGAACCGACACGGGAGGAGTGAATTGGTATCCGGCGAATAGCTTCTCTCCAGCAGGCGAATGGGGACGGGCCGACACCGACCGGAGACACCAGTTCAACTTCCTCGGAACAGCGTCCTTGCACCACTGGGCCAATTTCGGCTTGTCGGTCTCGCTGCTTTCGGGTATCCCCTTCAACATCACCACGGGCCGGGACGACAACCGGGATGGCATGGCCCTGGATCGCCCGGCGGGTGTAACACGAAACACGGGTCTCGGCCCCGGCGCCGCGGTCATTGACTTGCGCTGGTATCGCGACTTTCGACTTCGCCCCGCGAGGAAGGACAAGAGCCCAAGCTTCACGGTTTCAGTCGACGCATTCAATATACTGAACCACGTGAACTACCAGAACTTCGTTGGCGCACTCACCTCCCCGTTTTACGGCCAGGCTGTCGGTTCACAGCCGCCCCGCCGCCTCCAGATCGGTTGCCGGTACCAGTTTTGA
- a CDS encoding molecular chaperone TorD family protein, giving the protein MSVAVSQEVKNLLRESAEWRLLGLLFEYPTAAWRQSLTALLSDLSNTTLASLAEDALRHQTEGLHIALFGPSGSVPVREVAYQGGVQSGYLVSELAAYYAAFGYSPTAEEPPDHLAIELGFLAYLKMKQALALACGDLSQSSLAADAAASFRKDHLTLMAEPIAKSLPTFAPDYLTEAGAVLLHRLGPAPRSSYPLSAPSMGEGDDDDLGCGAESGVSALIPLIEPNASA; this is encoded by the coding sequence ATGAGCGTCGCCGTCAGTCAGGAAGTGAAAAACCTATTGCGCGAGTCCGCCGAGTGGCGGCTTCTCGGACTGCTCTTTGAATACCCCACGGCTGCCTGGCGCCAATCGCTCACCGCGCTGCTATCCGATCTGTCCAACACCACTCTCGCCTCGCTGGCCGAAGACGCCCTCCGCCATCAAACCGAAGGGCTGCACATTGCCCTCTTCGGACCTTCCGGCTCCGTGCCCGTCCGCGAGGTCGCCTACCAGGGCGGCGTGCAATCCGGCTATCTTGTGTCGGAACTCGCCGCTTACTACGCTGCCTTCGGCTATTCCCCCACCGCCGAAGAGCCCCCTGACCATCTCGCCATCGAGCTCGGCTTCCTCGCCTACCTCAAGATGAAACAGGCCCTCGCCCTTGCCTGCGGCGATCTCTCCCAGTCCTCCCTCGCCGCCGATGCCGCTGCGTCCTTCCGCAAGGACCACCTCACCCTGATGGCTGAACCCATCGCCAAATCGCTCCCCACCTTCGCCCCCGACTATCTGACCGAAGCAGGCGCCGTGCTGCTCCATCGCCTGGGGCCCGCGCCGCGATCCAGCTACCCACTTTCCGCTCCTTCGATGGGAGAAGGCGATGACGATGATCTTGGCTGCGGAGCGGAATCCGGCGTTTCCGCCCTGATTCCCCTCATCGAGCCAAACGCCAGCGCATGA
- a CDS encoding heavy metal sensor histidine kinase: protein MNPRSIRFRLTAWYSTVLALALAIFGVFTWFAVREILFHAVDETLADRVEGVRRFMENQIGALSVEEIRDEFKEHSVLGPGGDLFQVCDATGVWLYRSASLENDAVPIHLPATVPAKGLVEDRQVAGTSLRFLSRSVTVLGKPYTIQVAAPTHELVEGLTGFKWALILLVPVVLLAATAGGWWMSRRALQPVDQVTATARSIGEQNLGKRLPVPNTEDELQRLSETLNQMLDRIEGAFHRVTQFTADASHELRTPIALIRTTSEIALRKHRSDAEYREALDEVHAESVRTTGLIENLLTLARADAGKETLDRAPVDLASLVLEVSGQAEKLAQQKGITLACQAPEAIAPISGDRGTLRRLFFILLDNAVKYTPPGGQIQVGINQHPERVTVEVRDSGGGISQQDLPHIFERFYRSDKSRNRDSGGAGLGLSLAKWIVDAHGGFMEVESAVDNGSTFRVSLPKVRV, encoded by the coding sequence ATGAATCCGCGGTCCATTCGATTCCGGCTCACGGCGTGGTACTCGACAGTGCTGGCGTTGGCGTTGGCCATCTTCGGGGTGTTCACGTGGTTCGCGGTTCGCGAGATTCTTTTCCATGCGGTCGACGAAACTCTTGCGGATCGAGTCGAAGGAGTACGCCGCTTCATGGAGAATCAGATCGGCGCGCTCTCCGTTGAGGAGATCCGCGACGAGTTCAAGGAGCATTCGGTCCTTGGGCCGGGCGGCGATCTCTTTCAGGTGTGCGATGCCACGGGAGTCTGGCTCTATCGCTCGGCATCACTCGAGAACGACGCGGTGCCCATTCATTTGCCCGCAACTGTACCCGCGAAAGGCCTCGTGGAGGACCGGCAAGTCGCTGGAACAAGTCTGCGATTCCTCTCGCGCAGCGTGACCGTTCTTGGCAAGCCGTACACGATCCAAGTCGCGGCCCCCACGCACGAACTGGTCGAAGGCCTGACGGGATTCAAGTGGGCGCTGATCCTGCTGGTTCCCGTTGTGTTGCTGGCCGCAACGGCCGGCGGGTGGTGGATGAGCCGGCGCGCTCTTCAGCCGGTCGATCAGGTTACGGCGACAGCTCGCTCGATCGGCGAACAGAACTTGGGGAAGCGTTTGCCCGTACCGAATACCGAGGATGAACTACAGCGCTTGTCTGAGACGTTGAACCAAATGCTGGACCGCATCGAAGGAGCGTTTCACCGCGTGACGCAGTTCACGGCGGATGCGTCGCATGAGTTGCGAACGCCCATCGCGTTGATCCGCACGACTTCAGAGATTGCACTCCGCAAGCACCGCTCCGATGCCGAATACCGTGAAGCGTTGGACGAGGTGCACGCCGAATCGGTGCGCACGACCGGCTTAATCGAGAATCTGCTCACCCTCGCCCGCGCTGATGCCGGCAAGGAGACTCTGGATCGAGCCCCGGTCGATCTCGCCTCGCTGGTCCTGGAAGTCTCAGGGCAAGCGGAAAAACTCGCACAGCAGAAGGGAATCACGCTTGCTTGCCAGGCGCCAGAGGCAATCGCTCCCATCAGCGGCGATCGCGGTACGTTGCGCCGCCTCTTTTTCATTCTGCTGGACAATGCCGTGAAGTACACGCCGCCAGGCGGGCAGATTCAAGTGGGGATCAACCAGCATCCGGAAAGGGTCACGGTCGAGGTCCGCGACTCAGGCGGTGGAATTAGTCAGCAGGACCTGCCCCACATCTTTGAGCGCTTCTACCGGTCCGATAAGTCGCGTAACCGCGATTCCGGAGGGGCCGGACTCGGCCTGTCACTCGCCAAATGGATCGTGGATGCCCACGGAGGTTTCATGGAAGTCGAGAGCGCTGTCGATAACGGCAGCACCTTCAGGGTGTCGCTGCCGAAGGTGCGTGTATGA
- a CDS encoding response regulator transcription factor — protein MRLLVVEDESRMASLLKKGLSEEGYVVTVAEDGPSGLAMAQSAQFDLILLDVMLPGIDGFSVARRLRSEGLRTPILMLTARDATPDIVRGLDLGADDYLTKPFSFEVLLARIRSLLRRGPATLSAQLQIGELRLDPAAHEVYHGDERITLTRTEFHLLEFLMRRAGQVVPRATLIEAVWGYDRDIESNTLDAFIRLLRTKLEGKEGPRLIQTVRGIGYAIREEAPE, from the coding sequence ATGCGTCTGCTGGTCGTGGAAGATGAGTCCCGGATGGCGAGCCTGCTGAAGAAGGGCTTGTCCGAGGAGGGCTATGTAGTCACCGTGGCCGAAGACGGCCCCTCTGGGTTGGCGATGGCTCAATCGGCCCAGTTTGACTTGATCCTTCTTGACGTAATGCTGCCGGGAATCGACGGTTTCTCGGTCGCGCGGCGCCTTCGGAGCGAGGGCCTCAGGACGCCAATCCTAATGCTCACTGCCCGTGACGCAACGCCGGACATCGTCCGCGGGCTTGACCTGGGTGCGGACGACTACCTGACCAAGCCGTTTTCCTTCGAAGTTTTGCTGGCGCGCATCCGGTCGCTTTTGCGCCGAGGCCCGGCTACTCTTTCGGCACAACTTCAAATCGGAGAACTGCGGCTCGACCCTGCCGCACACGAGGTGTACCACGGCGACGAGCGGATCACGCTTACCAGGACCGAGTTTCATCTCCTCGAGTTCCTGATGCGGCGGGCCGGACAGGTGGTCCCGCGAGCAACCCTGATTGAAGCCGTCTGGGGCTACGACCGCGACATCGAGAGCAACACGCTCGACGCCTTTATCCGGCTTCTGCGTACGAAGCTGGAAGGTAAGGAGGGGCCGAGGTTGATCCAGACGGTCCGCGGCATCGGCTACGCGATCCGGGAGGAGGCACCCGAATGA
- a CDS encoding ethylbenzene dehydrogenase-related protein — MRLLCFSFGCALGAASLFAQGDGWSRDASPVIWESTYVRTAPQMDGQRDSVWSKARPVTVTVREAMGGDHARPVILRALHTDDSIFIAAEWEDATKSDMRDPYIWNAAQKRYDRPSRPDDQFAIEFPISGDFAISMLTVEREYKADVWHWKAGRGNPIGWVDDKYHVISQSPVPNGKEHKLHSGRRVFIARVQDAGKSPYAQKPEPAAFAGDLIDSFSQQEPDGSMADIRGKGSHTGKGWFLEMGRKFSTSHSDDAVIDPKKDNACAVAILNDELYEEHSVSTLIHLRLKGGPGVK, encoded by the coding sequence ATGCGACTTCTCTGCTTCTCGTTCGGCTGCGCGCTCGGGGCCGCCAGCCTTTTCGCGCAAGGCGACGGTTGGTCCCGTGACGCATCGCCGGTGATCTGGGAATCCACTTACGTGCGGACTGCGCCTCAGATGGACGGCCAGCGCGACTCGGTTTGGAGTAAGGCCAGACCCGTGACGGTAACAGTCCGGGAGGCCATGGGGGGCGACCATGCGCGCCCTGTAATTCTGCGCGCTCTGCACACCGACGACTCGATCTTCATCGCCGCGGAATGGGAGGACGCAACCAAAAGCGACATGCGCGACCCCTACATCTGGAATGCCGCTCAGAAGAGATATGACCGGCCTTCGAGGCCGGATGACCAGTTTGCCATCGAGTTTCCCATCAGCGGAGACTTCGCCATCAGCATGTTGACTGTCGAGCGGGAGTACAAGGCCGATGTGTGGCACTGGAAGGCGGGGCGGGGCAATCCAATCGGCTGGGTCGATGATAAGTATCACGTCATCAGCCAGAGCCCGGTACCCAATGGTAAGGAGCACAAACTGCATAGCGGGCGGCGTGTGTTCATTGCACGCGTGCAGGACGCTGGCAAGTCGCCTTATGCGCAGAAGCCGGAACCCGCGGCATTTGCGGGCGACTTGATCGACTCTTTTTCGCAGCAGGAGCCAGACGGCAGCATGGCGGACATTCGAGGAAAGGGGAGCCACACTGGCAAGGGTTGGTTCCTGGAGATGGGCCGCAAGTTTTCAACAAGCCACTCGGATGATGCCGTCATCGACCCGAAGAAGGACAACGCTTGTGCCGTTGCCATACTGAACGATGAGCTATACGAGGAACACTCGGTTTCCACGCTGATCCACTTGCGACTGAAGGGTGGTCCTGGAGTCAAGTAA
- a CDS encoding family 16 glycoside hydrolase, whose amino-acid sequence MTHEGGAPKWEIVEDPSAPPPSRVLAQTSDDKTSGRFPLAIYQKAAFTDGSVSVRFKPIAGERDQAAGIVWRYRDTDNYYIVRANALENNVVLYKVEGGKRISLEPKGTPSKTYGVKHKVPKQKWSALKVEFDGPRFAVFFDGVKIMEVEDTTFSASGKTGLWTKADSVSYFDDFRFEKRK is encoded by the coding sequence ATGACCCACGAGGGAGGCGCTCCAAAGTGGGAGATCGTTGAAGATCCCTCCGCTCCACCGCCATCCCGTGTGCTTGCCCAAACCTCCGACGACAAAACCTCGGGGCGGTTCCCCCTCGCCATCTACCAGAAGGCCGCTTTCACCGATGGCAGTGTCTCGGTACGGTTCAAGCCCATCGCCGGAGAGCGCGATCAGGCGGCTGGGATCGTTTGGCGTTATAGGGATACCGACAACTACTACATTGTGCGGGCCAACGCGCTGGAGAACAACGTCGTGCTGTACAAGGTTGAGGGTGGGAAACGAATCTCACTCGAACCGAAGGGGACGCCGTCAAAGACATACGGCGTGAAGCACAAGGTGCCCAAGCAGAAGTGGAGCGCTCTGAAGGTGGAGTTCGACGGGCCCAGATTCGCAGTATTCTTCGACGGCGTCAAGATAATGGAGGTGGAAGACACAACATTCTCCGCGTCCGGCAAGACCGGTCTCTGGACGAAGGCCGACAGCGTCTCCTATTTTGACGATTTCCGATTCGAGAAGAGAAAGTGA